From the Methanobacterium sp. BAmetb5 genome, the window ACCTCAAATCTGTTTCTAAAACACTTGAAGAAAGATTTTTAGGAATTACAAAATCACAGGAGGTTGTAATATGATAAATTTGCTTCAATCCGAGTATAAGAAGTATAAAAACACTTATATCTACAGTTTAGGGCTTTTAGGGATGATATCCCCGGTAATCCTCATTGCCATCGGCACTTTCATGGTAAGGGATGACCTGATTGCACAGGGAATTTATACCTGGCACTCCTTTTACGGAAGGCTGGTAGCATTTTTTGTGTATTTAATTGGGCCGCTGCTTACTTCATTCATTGCAATAAGTGCGGTTACCCACGAGTATCAATCCCACACCATGGGCAATATATTAACTACTCCCTATTCTCGGTTAAAAATCATTTTGGGGAAATTAGGATATGTATCTCTTCTGGTAATGGGATTTTATGTTTGTGTAGCATTAACCAACATTCTCTGTGCTATTATTCTGGGCTTCACAATAACCAGCACCGAATTAATAGATCACACCAGTTATTTGTTGCTAGCAGGGGTAACCACCCTGGTAATTGTGCCACTGGCACTGCTCTTAACCGTAGTATTCCGGAGTTTCATTCCCCCAATGATAATTTCCGTGGCAGGGACTATACCCAATTTTGCGGTTTATCACTGGGATAAGTGTTATTTATCACCCTGGGGTGTTCCGGAAGTAATAGTATTAAAAGCAGCAGGATACTTAAATAACATAGATACGGTCTATCCACTGACCTCTATTTTAGTATATGCGGGTTTGTTTATCACTGCTCTTTTAATCTACTTCCACTATTCGGACCAGTATTAAAGAGAGGCTTATTTTTTAGCCTCTCAAATATCCAAAGGCACAGGTCAAACATAAATCAGATAACCTTAATATAACTCTAATAAGATATAAATAAAATTAGGGTTTTTTAGAGAGGTTAACATGAGAAGGATGCTATGGTATTTGATTGCAGGCACCAGGGGCGGTGTTAATCGGGCAAAAATCATAAATTTCCTGAACCAGAGGCCCTACAATGTTAACCAGCTGGCTGAGATGCTGGATGTCGACTATAAAACTATAAGGTACCATATTGATGTTCTGGAAGAAAATGAGATAGTTACACCCGCTGGGGAGAAATATGGGACCATGTACTTTTTAACCAGTAAAATGGAAGACAACTATCCGACTTTCCTGGAGATCTGGGAAGAAGTGGTGGATAAATAACTTCAAGAAAATTGATGAGAAATAATATAATAAGAGGGTAGAAAAATGGCAGTGGATATCACTACAGAGCTATGGACATTTTACATTGCAGCCATTATTGGAATAGGTAACATGGCTCTATTATTAGGATTATCTTACATCTACTGGCGGAACTATGGGGAAATAAAATCAAAATTCAACCTGGGCCTGGTATTTTTTGCCTTGTTCCTCCTGTTGCAGAGTGTATTCCTAACGTTGAGCATACTATTCCACGGAGGATTTGCCAGGGGATCAGGACTCTTAGTGGCAATAAATAACCTAATACTGTTTATTGCTCTTTCCATTCTCCTTAAGGTTACCTGGTAGTTACGGGTTAGTATGAAAAGGATGGATATGATGGAAATTAAATATAAAAAGATCAAGGACTTCACGGAAAAAGAACTACAAGATCTTTTCCTTTCGGTGAATTGGGACTCGGGGAATTACCCGGATAAACTAAAAAAGGCCATCAGGAACTCCCACTGTGTATACTCCGCCTGGGCCTATGATGAAGATCGTGGTCAAGAAATACTGGTGGGCTTAATCAACTCATTATCTGACGGAGTAATGACGGTTTACTTCCATTACTTACTGGTAAGACCAGAATATCAGGGAGAGGGCATAGGTAAAAAACTGGTTGAGCTAATGCTGGAAGAATACCAAGACATGGCTCGTATTGCAGTTATTGCCTATGACCGTGAAGTTGATTTCTACGAAAAATGCGGTTTTAAGCTGGGAGAAGGTAAAAGTCCCATGTTTGTAACTTATCTCAAGACATAACCAGTTAAATACAATAGGGGGAATGATTTATGGAAATTTCAGTTATCCTGGCCCATCCTTACCCTGAAAGCTTCAACCATGCTATTTACCAGACCGTGCTGGAAACCCTGAAGAAAAATGGGCATCAAATCCAGGCCCACAACCTGTATGAAGAGGGCTTCAACCCCCTTCTGGAGGGATCGGAACTAGCCACTGGAGAAACATCTGATCCCCTGGTGTTACAGCACCGTCAGGAGATAAAAAAGGCTCAAGGAATCGTTATCATACATCCCAACTGGTGGGGTCAACCCCCGGCGATACTGAAGGGATGGACTGACCGGGTCCTCCGATCAGGGGTGGCCTACCAGTTTGCCGAAGATGATGATGGTTCAGGAGTACCGGAAGGATTACTGGTGGCCGAGGCCGCCCTGGTATTCAACACCTCCAACACACCGGAAGAAAGGGAGCTACAGGTCTTTGGCGACCCACTGGAACGCATCTGGAAGGACTGTGTTTTTGATTTCTGCGGGATAAAGAATTATTACCGTAAAATGTTCCGTGTAGTTGCCAGCAGTACCTTTGATGAACGTAGACAATGGTTAGAAGAAGTTGAAGGAACCATCAACTGTTATTTCCCGGAAGATTGATAATTATCGTAGTCCCATTAAAAATAAGTACTTATATTAATATTTAGGATATAAGTCTCTAGGGGTGAAATATTGAATAAAAGCAAGTTATTAAAGGATTTGATCCGGGATAAAGAAACTCTCATAATGCCCAATGCCTTCGACCCTATTAGCGCCCGAATGATTGAAAATTCAGGGTTTAAAGCAGTGCCGTGTTCTGGTTACAGTTTTTCCATCCGGGCAGGTTATTCCAAGGAGAGTGAAGTTACCCTGGAGGATAACCGGGAATGGACCCGCCAGATAGTAGATGCCGTGGATGTTCCGGTGATGGCCGATGCCGAAGATGGGTATGGGGGCCCTGAAACGATTCCAGAAACTGTAAGCCGTTTCATGGAAACCGGAGTGGCGGGTATGAACCTGGAAGACCAGGTACTGGGAAAAACCGGACCAATGGAAATTATAGATACAGAAATCATGGTTGAAAAGATCATGCTTGCCCGGGAAACAGCTAAATCTGAGGGAAACCCGAACCTGGTTATAAATGGCCGAACAGATGCCCTTAAATCTACTCCTGATAGGGAAGAAGCTTTGAACATAGCCATTGAACGTGCTAACGCTTATCTGGGTGCCGGGGCTACCCTGGCCTTTGTGGTATACACGGCCACCCTGGAAGAAGTCCAGACCATTACCCGGGAAGTCAAGGGCCCGGTGACCATAGCTGCAGGAATGCCCTACAACCTGCACAACTTTGGCATCCATGATCTTGAAAAATGTGGTGTGGCCCGTATCAGCTTGCCCAGTTTACTGATGTATGCCAGTCTAAAAGGCATGGAAAGGGCTCTTAACCAGGTTAAAAGGGATGAAATGGAAAAATTCATGGATAATGGGCATCTATATTCAGTTGAAGATCTAGGTAACTTGTTACATTATGAATAAATTTTCAGGGGTATAAATGACTTTATATGACTTATATGGATATAATCGCGTCTAAAATGGTTAAGGCAATTGGAGGGGTTTGAAATGATACCGTTGGTTATACTTTACAATGCAGTGAGTCTGGACGGGAAAATAACTGGCTTTGATGCCGATGTGGAACTTTACTATGAGCTGGCTTCTAAGTGGGATGTGGATGCAGTCTTAATGGGCAGTAACACGGTACTGGCCGGATTTGGTGTTAAAGTTGGTCAAACAGTTCCTGAATCTAAGGATGCCTTCCAACCACGGGAAAAAGATCCCGATGATAAGAGACCCCTACTGGTTGTTCCCGATAGCAGAGGACAGATACGTGTCTGGAGTGAAATTCTTAAAATGCCCTACATCAACGATGTCCTGGTGTTGTGCAGCCGTTCCACTCCTCGTGAGTATCTGGACTTCCTGGATGAACGGTACATTGATTACTTGGTGGTGGGATACCAGCAGGTGGACCTGGAAAATGCCCTGGAAGAGTTAAACACTAAATTTGGGGTTAAACGGGTAAGGGTGGATAGTGGTGGTGTTCTTAACGGAATTTTACTCCGCCAGGGACTGGCCGATGAAATACACCTCCTGATCCACCCGGAACTGGTGGGTGGAACCACGCCCAATTCCATTTTCCAGACCCATGACACAGACGAGGATGAAGAGCCGATAAAACTGTATCTGGATGGAATGGAAAAAATTAAGGATGATATTATTTATTTAAGGTACAGGGTCCTTAATGGAATGTTGAAATAAGTGGGGAGTTATATATTTAGTATGAGGAGTAATAATGCTAATTTAATACAAAAAGATGATTTAAAAGAATATACGCTATCTTCTCAATGGGTAGACTATGAAAATCCTGAAATACAGGAAAAGGCCCGGGAACTGTCCCTGGATCAAGATGGGCTGGAACTGGTGGAAAACATTTACCACTTTGTAAGGGATGAGATAGACCATTCTATGGATGCCGGGCAGGATATGGTAACGTTCAAGGCGTCTGAAGTATTAAAAGAAGGTCACGGAATATGTTTTGCCAAATCCAACTTATTAACTGCTCTTTTAAGGTTTGCTGGAGTTCCCACTGGGTTTTGCTACCAAAGATTGGTTCATGAAGACGGATTTCTGGTTCATGGTCTAAATGCAGCTTATATAATGGGTAAATGGGTTCGAATGGATGCTAGGGGAAACTATCAGGGTATTGATGCTCAGTTTTCCATGGATGAAGAGAAATTAGCTTTCTCTATCCAGGACGAGGGAGAAAAGGACTATCCCTACATTTATAGCCGTCCGGATAGTAGGGTTACCGATGCACTGTTTCACTCCGAAAATGTTGAAGAGGCCTACCAAAATATTCCAACATCCCTGACTTATTAGCAACTCAATTTCTTAACCTAATCCCACTTTAATGTACAAAGATGTCCTATAAAGTTTTAAATAGTACTCTCATTTTAAATATTATCCGGTATACTGAGTTTAGTTAACTCATTTTTTTAGATTTATTTTACATCGGTTTATTGGGGTAAAAAAATGCGAGATGATTATGTTCACGGATATTCAGAAAGAGAAGCAATCAGACTGGTTGATCAGGCCAAAACACTGTCCACTCTAATGCATCATGATACTGTTTACTCTGCCGGGAGTTTGGTCCTGGAGGCCGGTTGTGGGGTAGGGGCTCAGACCATAACCCTGGCCCGAAACAGTCCCCAGGCGAAGATAACTTCACTGGACATATCAGAACCATCCCTAAATCATGCCCGGGCATTGATCAATAAAGAGGGGCTTTCTAATGTCGATTTCCAAATTGGAGACATTATGAATCTGCCCTTTGAGGATGAAACTTTTGACCATGTGTTTATTTGCTTTGTTTTAGAGCATCTCCCTGACCCCGTGGGGGCGTTATTAAGTCTCAAGAGAGTTCTCAAAAAAGGGGGCTCCATCACAGTTATTGAGGGCGACCACGGGTCCTGTTACTTCTACCCTGAAACTGAAGAGGCTGTAAAGGCATGGCAATGTCTGATTGAAGTTCAAACAGGCCTGAAATGCAATCCACTAATGGGCCGGGAAATCTACCCCTTGTTAACTGAAGCTGGGTTTAAAAACATCAAAGTAGACCCCCGGGTAGTTTATGTGGACTCAAGCAAGCCAGAACTGGTAGATGGCTTCATCAAAAAGACTATAATTGCCATGGTGGAGGGTGTCAAAGACCAGGCCATTGAATCTGGCTTGATAGATCTCAAAACATGGGAAAAGGGTATTAATGATTTGCACCAGTCCGCAAAACCATCAGGGACCTTTTTCTATAATTTTTTCAAGGGATTGGCTACCAAATAAAAGTTAATTAGAGTTTTAAAATATAGAGAGAAGAACTCACCCCTAACTTGAATTTGGTTCATCTTTAAAAAATAAATGAAAATAGGAAAGGATAACTCTTAATAGTAGGGATTAATCGCAATCTAAAGGCGATAAAATGAGTAAATTCGAAAAATCAGAATGGGCAGAAGAGGGACACGCCAAACAGTTCCTTGAAAATGCAGATATTTACATACTGGAAAGACAAAGGTTATTTGAAATCTTAAAATCATTCTACAGATATTTCTTAAGAAATAAGATCAATAAAAGGCCGATTAAACTATTAGATTTAGGTTGTGGTGATGGTGCACTTACCAGGGAAATATTGAAGGAAGACCCTGAAATAGAGGCAACTTTAGTTGATGGATCAGCAGAAATGCTCAAAAATGCCAAAGAACATCTGGAATCTCACCCTAACTTTATCTTCATTGAGAAAACTTTCCAGGAGTTACTGGAAGATGAATCAAGAGGTAATGATATAATAGGCGATGGATTTGATTTTGTTGTATCTTCCCTGGCCATTCATCACCTGCACACTGAAGAAAAGAAATCTCTATTCAGCTACATATATGGTCATTTAAATTTTGGTGGATTCTTTTTAAATATAGAAACAGTAAAAGCCCCTGAAGATGAACTGGAAAGTTGGTATCGTGTATTATGGGGGGAATGGATACGGGAAAACCAGGAAAACATGGATAGTCCAGCCAATTTTGAGTATCTGCCAGAAAAGTACAAGAACAATCCAGACAATCATGCTGATGCTCTCAACACACAGTTAAATGCTTTAGAATCAATTGGTTTTCAACAAGTGGATTGCTATTATAAATATGGGATATTCACTATATTTGGTGGTAAAAAGTAAAAATATTATGTATTACTGGTTTCATGGATAATATTCGCCAGAATGTAATTATGTATCATATAAGTGTGACAAGAAGCAAATTAGGAGAAATTTGATGGATAAAATTGGTTTTGTTGGATATGGAAGCATGGGAAGCATGATAATAAACAAGATACTTTCTTCTAACATCATAGCTCCTGAAGACATGGTTGTATCTACTCGTTCCCCTAATAAACTCTCTAAACTGGAAAAAGAATACCCTGAAATTGAAATAGCTCTGGATAACCTATCATTAGCAGAAAAATGTCAAAGGATATTTCTTTTTGTCGGCACAGGAGAAGTAGGGGGTGTGATTGAGGAGATTAAACCAAAAATTTCAGAAGATACACATATAATTTATATTTCAGCTGGTCTGACCATAGAAATCGTTGAATCAAAGTTTAAAGGTAAAATTACTAAAGTGATTCCCAGTTTAACCTCAAAAGTGGGAGAGGGAGTGTCATTGGTCTGTCACAATAAGAAAGTGACAATTGGGGATGTGGATTTTGTCTGGGCTGTTTTTAGGTCATTGGGCTCTGTAAAAACTATTGAAGAAGAAGATTTAGAGGTAGCTACAGATTTAACTAGTTGTGCACCTGCATTCATTGCCCAAATCTTCAAGGAGTTTAGCAGTGCCGCAAGCAATAAAAGTAATTTATCACAAGAAGATGCTGAGGAAATGGTGATAAAAACTCTTTATGGTACTGTTAAACTTATTTGTGAAGGGAATATGGGTTTTGATGAAGTTGTTTCGAGAGTGGCTACTAAAGGTGGCATTACAGAGGAGGGAATCAAAGTTATCCAGAATAGAACACCTGCTCTGTTTGATGAACTTTTTAAAGTAACATCCCAGAAAAATAAGAATTGCAAACAGATTTTAAATAAGGAATGGCTTAATTAATTCACGTAAAATAATAAATTGGATGTAATTTTAATTTTCTTCTAATTTACCATAATATTATAGGGGGATCATATGTTAAGCACTGAAGAGGCAATACGAAAAAGACGCAGCATCAGGAAATTTTCCAGTGAACCAGTTCCAGATGAACAAATAATGGCTTTGATCGAAGCAGCAAGACTAGCCCCATCGGGTTGTAATGCCCAGCCCTGGCGATTTAAAATAGTTAAAGATGAAGAAATCAGAATCAAACTGGCAGAAGCAGCCCATAACCAGTCATTCATAGCCCAAGCTCCGGTGGTTATTGTTTGCTGTGCGGATATTTCAGGCTATATTCAGGGCACCGAATCAGGACTTCAGGATTTGGGCAAAATTGGTGCAATTGAAGACCGAATGATAAATATAATATGCTCAAATTTAAATGAGACCAAAAAAATGGGCATAAATGAATTAGGCCCCCGCATAGCGGCTAATGTAGCAATCGCAGTTGAGCATATGGTTTTAAGGGCACTGGATTTTGGTTTGGGCACTTGCTGGATTCGAGCATTGGAAGAAGAAAAGATCAAAGACATTTTCGGTTGGGATGAGAATATCTATGTGGTGGCCCTGTTACCACTGGGAATTCCTGCTGAAGATCCAGGGCCAAGGAAACGGTTAGAATTAGAAGATTTATTGTTATAAAGTTCTAATTCACTCTTTATTCCAATGTCCTAAGGCGGTTTTGTAAAGTGCGTAGATAATCACCAGGTAGGCGATTGATCTGATGGTCAGTATGAAGATGTTGGAACTGTTGACTCCCAGAATAATGCCCAAATGAGCGATACCGAAAAGACCAAAAGTTATAGCGATATAAAGGGCGATTAAACTTTCTTTTTTATGATATTCCCAATAACCCAAACCAATGATTATAATACAGAATATTAAATTCAGGATAGTTACTGGATCTGCCATATTCTACCTCCTAAGTGAATTATTGCTATCTTTAAAAATGTTAATAAGTCTTTTGGTAAACTAAAAAGATGATGATGAGTAATAAACCATTTATAGTAGAATTAACTTATATATCCCTTAGAACTAAGATAAGATGCCAGTAATCATCAAAGTATAGGATTTGAGAACATGAAGATCATAACCTTGTTTGCAATATTAGTTGTGCTCATGATGGGGGTGGTGTACGGGGTTATGTTTGCAACTGGAGAAGAAAAAGCGGATATGAACGGTCAGATAGTTGGTATATGCCTTGCTGATTCGCAGAATGAGAATAACACTCAGAATTCTATTTTAGTTGAAGGATTGATTACTGGAAACAGTAAAGCCTACAATTTAACCGTTAAAATTAACAAAGACACCGGAATTTTCAAGAAAAATGGAAATAAGCGTGATAATGCAACCTTCAATGATCTGAAAACTGGTGACAAGGTCATGGTCATGTTCACCGGACCATTTGTAGAGTCATACCCTCCCCAGACTACTGCCAAGGAAATTGTTATTGTTCCCTCTTAAAATCCTTTTTATACTGACTAATGTTTTATATAATGAATTTTATTTGATTATAAGGGTCACATAATATTTTTTGGCTAAAAATTTATTTTAGGTTACGAATTGAGGATTTTTAATCTTCTTCAAGGCGTCCTGATGTAAAGGGCAGGTATTCAAGGTTTTGAATATTTCCTCCGTAAGGTTTAAATAGCAACAGTACACAACGTATCTAATGAGCCAAGGTAGCTTAGAGGCGAAGCGGTGGACTGCAGATCCATTACACGGGAGTTCAAATCTCTCCCTTGGCTTTAAATCATTAAAAATACCATATATGAAGTTTATCGTTAGGGGTCATAGTGTAACCTGGCTATCATCTGGGACTCCAGTTGTCTTTGATGAAACGCGCGCTCTGACGTTAGGTATAACCAATCGGATGATGATCGATTGGAGTACTGAGACAAGAGAAATCCTAGGATCTGGGTTCAAATCCCGGTGACCCCATTAGCTTTTTTTTATCTTAATATTCTCTAAAAATTATTTCAGGATGTGTCAGTTTGTCGAAACTCAACAACATCATTGTAATTGAGGGAAGGGGATACGATTCCAATGTCTATGTATTCGAGGATATAATTGTGGACACTGGAACCGGCCAGAACATGGAATACATCTTAAAATCCATAAAAGAAGCCGGCACAGACATCAATGATCTTTCGCTCATTGTGAACACCCACAACCACTACGATCACATTGGGGGAAACCCTTACCTGGACCTGGAAGTGGCCATGCACTCCCGGGATGCCCGTGCACTGGAAGAAGGGGATGAAGATGCTCTTCTGGCCACAATGTTCGGAGAAACCATGGAAAAAATGGTGGTTCAGCGTAAACTGGAAGAGGGAGATAAAATTAATGATTTTGAAGTTATACTAACCCCCGGGCACACTCCCGGTAGTATTTGCCTCTATGATGGGGAAACCCTCATCTCCGGGGATACTGTTTTCTCTGGTGGGGGTTTTGGACGTGTGGATCTTGGTGGGGATATGGGTGATATGAGGAGATCCCTGGAAAGACTGAGTAAACTGGATGTCCAGTACCTGTTACCGGGCCATGGTCCGGCAGTTGAGGATGGTTCCCGGCATATTAGGATGGCCCATGAAATGGTCAATGGTTTCTATTAAGAAACCAGTTGGATATAATCATTTTACCCTTTATTTTTAATCATAAAAAGAAATAATTATTTATTTTTAAGGAATTTAACCCTATTTTTGAGTTTATTTACTAAATTCCATCCTTTCTGGTTTTTAATCCACCTGCACCGTTAACTCGGTGGCACCGTAGTGGTTTCCCACAAAGTCATAGAAGGTCAAATTCCAGCCAGTACTGGTTGCGGTGGCGTTAACTGCCGTGTAAGGAGAAGTCCACCGGAATTTTTCCACTTCAGGGAGAGTGTTGGCATATTTTATGGCCTTTTGTGCCGATTCGTAGCTTCCGTTTTCAATGGTGAGATTGTTCACTTCCCTTATATTGGAGGAAGTGTGTTTCAGGGTGTTATAGTTAAAAACCTGATATTTATCACCGCCATTGCCCTCCACAATGGTCCAGGTGAACATGTCGGGTGTGGGATAGGCCGTTATCTGGGTGTAACCATCACTGAGGGTCTGGCTATTAAGGGCATCCATTTTTTCACCGACCCGGATACCACCAAAGGATACCAGCATTATTAAAAAGGCAGCCAGGGCAATTTTCTTGTACTTGGGGTTTAAGCGCAGGTAAAGGATGACCAACACGGACAGGGCCACGATGGTAGTTACCGGGTCAGTGTAGTAATAAATGTTGGCGGTGAAGCGAGTGAGAGAAAAAGGATAAAATAAAGGTATGCCTCCGGTGGTTAGGAAGTCCAGGAAAAGATGGGTTAACACTCCGAAGTATGCTAATGATACAGTCTTCCAGTTGAATTCCACCTTTATGTCTCTTTTTATCACGTAATTGATTAAACCATATACACTGGGCCGTGAAATCAGGTAAATGAATACCATGGCGGTTACCAGTCCAAAAATAAAGCTGTGGGTTATGCCTCGGTGGGTGAAGATAAACAGTTCTGGGACCAGGAAGCCAATGGCAAAGAGAATTACGTCAAAATCAATGGATATTCCACCAAAACCTCCTGACAATCGGTCTTTAATATCCCGGCTCTTCCAGCTTAGGAGGGTTAAAATGGCAAAGGGCACAACAAAATGGGTAAAGAAATCCATGGTTTATAAACCTTTTAACTTTATCCTTTAATAGCATCCCATAAGCCCTTTAGCAGTACCAGGGCGGGTATGATCTCAATCCTACCAATCCACATGTTGAATATTAGGAATAACTCTGCCAAATCAGGCATGGTAGGGGAAACTATCCCCATGGTAAGTCCCACATTCCCCTGGGCAGAGGCCACTTCAAATAGGGAATCAATACCTCCGTAACCATAACCTATCAGCACTACCCAGCTTACGAAAATAAAAAACAGGTATATGAATGTGTAGCTTCCAGCTTCCCTTATTTCCACGTCACCTACGGGTTTCCCACTGATCTTACGGGGAATAATCGAACCTTGTGGTGATAATATTCGCTTTATTTCCCAGTAAAATCCTTTTACCAGGGTAACGATCCTTATGAGTTTTATGGCTCCAGTGGTGGAACCAGCAGACATACCAATGATCATGGCTCCCAAAATAATTACCTTGGCGTAGTCTGACCATTGAATCATGGTAGTTACTGGTTGAATATTGGATCCAGTACAGCTTAAAGCGGATATAACAAAAAATGCCGAATCAATCGATGTGAATTTGGCATTGACAACAAGAAGAATGTAAAACACGCTGAGTATGATTATCATGGCTTGAAACTGGATATCATGGAATACATCAATGGCTCTTCCCTTTAAAGCCTTGTAATGAACCAGGAAACTGGTTCCTCCAATGATCATCAGGATCATGGTTACAATGTAAATAGCAGTGCTGCCGTAGGCACCGATGTTGTTATTTTTAATGGACATGCCCCCGGTGGAAAGGTTGGTGAAGGTGTTATTTATGGCATCGAACAGGTTCATACCCACGATCACGTAGAGGGCAATCCCAACAATGGTGTATAAGAGGTAGATCCACCATATGGTCTTTACTGTACTGGTTATGCTGGGTTTTATTTTCTCTTCGCGTGCTTCAGATTTGTATAAACGGGATGCTGCAGTTCCGGGGCGTATTAAAACTCCTATGACTACAATGACTACTCCAAGACCTCCCACCCATTGTTCAAGACTCCTTAGAAATAAGATTGATTTGGGCAGAATTTCCACGTTAGTATAAATACTGAGGCCACTACCGCTCCAGGCAGACATACTTTCAAAATAGGCATTTAAAAAATCTACATTGGTTGAATACATTAGACAGAAGCTTCCGATAAGGGCGGCCCATAGCCAGGCCAAGGATGCTATGATCATACCGTGTTTCAACTGTAACCGGTTGTAATCAGCAGGCAACCTTCTCAAAATAGATCCCAAACCAATCGAAAAGGCTCCAAAAGCTAAAAAACCGATATAATCATGTTCACCGTATATAATGGCTATTATTATGGGTATGAGTATCACTGCACCTATACCCTGCATTATGATACCCAGAGGATTGGTTATCAGTAACAAATCCTTCTTCCCAAGATACTTTCTCATATATTCAGAAGATGGTCAATCTAATATATAAATCTCACCAAGGACAGATTGACAATAACTTGTCGTTAAATGTCTTTAAAATTTGAAAAAGACATGGTCCGAATTTTATTAATAAAAAAGGGGATACTGGTGTTAAAAAAATTAATTTCCAAAAACTGGGGTCTGTTTATTTCATTTAAGGCAGTAAGTAGGAGAAAGTTGAACTAGTAACAACGGTTCAAATTCTCCTGATCCTGCTAATTAGTTTTTACTTTTCCTTTTTGCTCATAACTCCCAATTCAGATTCCATGAAGTCTTTAACATCCCGTATACTGTTTAGTAACTGGGCGGGGAAGACTATGGTGGAGTTCTTCTCGGCAGCGATGTTACTGAGGACCTGCATGATTCGCAGCTGTAGAGCCACCGGGTGTTCGGAGATGATGTCTGCTGCTTCACCAAGTTTACCTGCGGCCAGGTATTCTCCTTCGGCCGAGATGATTTTGGCTCTTTTCTCCCTTTCAGCCTCTGCCTGGAGTGCAATAGCCCTTTGCATGCTGTCTGGTAACTTAATATCCTTGATCTCCACGTTAGTAACTTTGATTCCCCATGGTTCGCTGTGGTCGTCGATGATCTCCTGGATCTTCTGGTTGATTTTGGGGGTTTCGGA encodes:
- a CDS encoding pyrroline-5-carboxylate reductase dimerization domain-containing protein, which produces MDKIGFVGYGSMGSMIINKILSSNIIAPEDMVVSTRSPNKLSKLEKEYPEIEIALDNLSLAEKCQRIFLFVGTGEVGGVIEEIKPKISEDTHIIYISAGLTIEIVESKFKGKITKVIPSLTSKVGEGVSLVCHNKKVTIGDVDFVWAVFRSLGSVKTIEEEDLEVATDLTSCAPAFIAQIFKEFSSAASNKSNLSQEDAEEMVIKTLYGTVKLICEGNMGFDEVVSRVATKGGITEEGIKVIQNRTPALFDELFKVTSQKNKNCKQILNKEWLN
- a CDS encoding nitroreductase family protein, with translation MLSTEEAIRKRRSIRKFSSEPVPDEQIMALIEAARLAPSGCNAQPWRFKIVKDEEIRIKLAEAAHNQSFIAQAPVVIVCCADISGYIQGTESGLQDLGKIGAIEDRMINIICSNLNETKKMGINELGPRIAANVAIAVEHMVLRALDFGLGTCWIRALEEEKIKDIFGWDENIYVVALLPLGIPAEDPGPRKRLELEDLLL
- a CDS encoding DUF3221 domain-containing protein, encoding MKIITLFAILVVLMMGVVYGVMFATGEEKADMNGQIVGICLADSQNENNTQNSILVEGLITGNSKAYNLTVKINKDTGIFKKNGNKRDNATFNDLKTGDKVMVMFTGPFVESYPPQTTAKEIVIVPS
- a CDS encoding MBL fold metallo-hydrolase, whose product is MSKLNNIIVIEGRGYDSNVYVFEDIIVDTGTGQNMEYILKSIKEAGTDINDLSLIVNTHNHYDHIGGNPYLDLEVAMHSRDARALEEGDEDALLATMFGETMEKMVVQRKLEEGDKINDFEVILTPGHTPGSICLYDGETLISGDTVFSGGGFGRVDLGGDMGDMRRSLERLSKLDVQYLLPGHGPAVEDGSRHIRMAHEMVNGFY
- a CDS encoding metal-dependent hydrolase; the encoded protein is MDFFTHFVVPFAILTLLSWKSRDIKDRLSGGFGGISIDFDVILFAIGFLVPELFIFTHRGITHSFIFGLVTAMVFIYLISRPSVYGLINYVIKRDIKVEFNWKTVSLAYFGVLTHLFLDFLTTGGIPLFYPFSLTRFTANIYYYTDPVTTIVALSVLVILYLRLNPKYKKIALAAFLIMLVSFGGIRVGEKMDALNSQTLSDGYTQITAYPTPDMFTWTIVEGNGGDKYQVFNYNTLKHTSSNIREVNNLTIENGSYESAQKAIKYANTLPEVEKFRWTSPYTAVNATATSTGWNLTFYDFVGNHYGATELTVQVD
- a CDS encoding TrkH family potassium uptake protein gives rise to the protein MLLITNPLGIIMQGIGAVILIPIIIAIIYGEHDYIGFLAFGAFSIGLGSILRRLPADYNRLQLKHGMIIASLAWLWAALIGSFCLMYSTNVDFLNAYFESMSAWSGSGLSIYTNVEILPKSILFLRSLEQWVGGLGVVIVVIGVLIRPGTAASRLYKSEAREEKIKPSITSTVKTIWWIYLLYTIVGIALYVIVGMNLFDAINNTFTNLSTGGMSIKNNNIGAYGSTAIYIVTMILMIIGGTSFLVHYKALKGRAIDVFHDIQFQAMIIILSVFYILLVVNAKFTSIDSAFFVISALSCTGSNIQPVTTMIQWSDYAKVIILGAMIIGMSAGSTTGAIKLIRIVTLVKGFYWEIKRILSPQGSIIPRKISGKPVGDVEIREAGSYTFIYLFFIFVSWVVLIGYGYGGIDSLFEVASAQGNVGLTMGIVSPTMPDLAELFLIFNMWIGRIEIIPALVLLKGLWDAIKG
- a CDS encoding slipin family protein — translated: MDIISMIIIGIVILIILGLSIRIVNQYERGVVFRLGKVIGVKEPGLRLIIPLVDRMVKPSLQIVTMPIPSQKIITQDNVSIDVAAVAYFKVVDAYKAVVEIENYNRAVNQISQTTVRSVVGQFTLDEVLSETPKINQKIQEIIDDHSEPWGIKVTNVEIKDIKLPDSMQRAIALQAEAEREKRAKIISAEGEYLAAGKLGEAADIISEHPVALQLRIMQVLSNIAAEKNSTIVFPAQLLNSIRDVKDFMESELGVMSKKEK